A region of Pontiella agarivorans DNA encodes the following proteins:
- a CDS encoding DNA translocase FtsK, which produces MAKTKTEEPARSVWREIFGVLIALIGLMILLGILTYKPDQISKFTNNPNWSNNLIGIFGAKTAFFAFMYFGVAGLFLPFGIIWVGISSLLWSARKIYPKLLWFTLALFCLAGLADMNEQFWMDWVEARNVGTPGGLMGEVLAQRSLGFWIGHVGAGIVFFVLGFIAVVRMFDLQIVELCKLAWEKVRALKLEKPSEEEVFEKKRKKGVKAQAAPKPEPKPKRVRKPRKPRAESRAVPVAEEAAAEPDIDIRAIVEEQQKSTAKAESGKTVPPKVEKAKPKSKAKQEAAAEDAAFSSRLETDGHDYKLPPLDLLDPAVPQAKGMSASEVADTAQVLQSTLEEFGVEAKVTGVQQGPVVTCYEILPAPGVRVERIKNLADNIALKMHAESIRIQAPIPGKGVCGVEVPNTTRAAVFFRDMIESAEFQNGKSALPLVLGKDVSGETMVYDLAKMPHLLIAGATGAGKSVCMNSILTGLLMKHSPDDLRMILVDPKTVEFHQYNNLPHLVVPVITNAKKVALGLKWAIDEMERRFKWFRQAGVRDLPGFNARAVAKQEELFGEEVVTDPDKKKADLPDKLPYIVIVIDELADLMAVAQAEIEAGIARLAAKSRAAGIHMILATQRPDVKVITGTIKANFPVRIAFKVSQKVDSRTILDRMGADSLLGKGDMLVLPPGSDKLIRSQGAFTGDSEIDNVTNFWKEQSQPEFITEIHEKIEKPSTDLPEMDDGGDDEIIEQALEVIRQTKRASTSSLQRRLRIGYTRAARVMDQLEERGIIGPPDGAGPREILIDLDGEIPRNTGAIEDDGTSES; this is translated from the coding sequence ATGGCAAAAACAAAGACAGAAGAGCCGGCGCGTTCCGTCTGGCGTGAAATTTTCGGAGTGCTGATCGCATTGATCGGCCTGATGATTCTTTTGGGGATTCTGACCTATAAACCGGATCAGATTTCAAAATTTACGAATAATCCGAACTGGAGTAATAACCTGATCGGTATTTTCGGTGCAAAAACCGCATTTTTTGCATTCATGTATTTCGGGGTGGCGGGCCTGTTTCTTCCGTTCGGTATCATTTGGGTAGGCATCTCTTCGCTGTTATGGTCGGCCCGCAAAATTTATCCGAAACTGCTTTGGTTTACTCTGGCACTGTTCTGCCTGGCAGGGCTGGCCGATATGAATGAGCAGTTCTGGATGGACTGGGTTGAGGCCCGGAATGTCGGAACACCGGGCGGTCTGATGGGGGAAGTGCTCGCACAGCGTTCGCTGGGCTTCTGGATCGGCCATGTCGGAGCCGGGATTGTGTTCTTTGTGCTCGGGTTTATTGCGGTTGTTCGCATGTTTGATCTGCAGATTGTCGAATTATGCAAACTGGCCTGGGAGAAGGTCCGGGCGCTGAAACTGGAGAAGCCAAGCGAGGAAGAGGTTTTTGAGAAAAAACGCAAAAAAGGGGTGAAGGCTCAAGCAGCGCCAAAGCCGGAGCCGAAACCGAAACGGGTCCGGAAACCGCGTAAACCCCGGGCGGAATCCCGGGCGGTCCCCGTCGCTGAAGAGGCGGCCGCGGAACCGGATATAGACATTCGGGCTATCGTCGAAGAACAACAGAAAAGTACCGCAAAAGCAGAGTCCGGAAAAACCGTACCGCCGAAAGTTGAGAAGGCGAAACCTAAATCGAAAGCCAAGCAGGAAGCCGCCGCTGAAGACGCTGCTTTTTCCAGCAGGCTCGAAACCGATGGACACGATTACAAGCTGCCCCCGCTGGATTTGCTGGATCCTGCCGTTCCGCAGGCCAAGGGGATGTCGGCTTCCGAGGTTGCCGACACCGCGCAGGTGTTGCAGAGCACCCTCGAGGAGTTCGGCGTGGAGGCTAAAGTGACCGGCGTGCAGCAGGGCCCCGTGGTTACCTGCTATGAAATTCTGCCGGCGCCGGGTGTGCGTGTTGAACGCATCAAAAATCTGGCCGATAATATTGCCCTGAAAATGCATGCGGAAAGTATCCGTATTCAGGCTCCAATTCCGGGGAAAGGGGTCTGCGGCGTTGAGGTTCCGAATACAACCCGGGCGGCGGTATTCTTCCGCGATATGATTGAAAGCGCGGAATTCCAAAATGGAAAGAGTGCGCTTCCGTTGGTACTGGGTAAGGACGTCAGCGGCGAAACCATGGTGTATGATCTCGCTAAAATGCCGCATCTGCTGATTGCCGGTGCGACCGGTGCCGGTAAATCAGTCTGTATGAATTCCATTCTGACCGGCTTGCTCATGAAGCATTCTCCGGATGATCTGCGCATGATTCTGGTCGATCCGAAAACGGTTGAATTTCATCAGTATAACAATTTGCCTCATCTGGTGGTTCCCGTCATTACCAACGCCAAAAAGGTGGCGCTCGGCCTCAAATGGGCAATCGATGAAATGGAGCGCCGTTTCAAGTGGTTCCGCCAGGCCGGGGTGCGCGATTTACCGGGATTCAATGCGCGTGCGGTGGCTAAACAGGAGGAGCTCTTCGGAGAAGAGGTCGTGACTGATCCGGATAAAAAGAAAGCGGACCTGCCCGACAAACTGCCGTATATCGTAATTGTGATTGACGAGCTTGCCGATCTGATGGCGGTGGCGCAGGCCGAAATTGAAGCCGGTATTGCCCGGTTGGCCGCGAAGTCGCGTGCGGCGGGGATTCATATGATTTTGGCGACGCAGCGTCCGGACGTGAAGGTTATCACCGGTACAATCAAGGCCAACTTCCCGGTGCGTATTGCCTTTAAGGTTTCGCAGAAAGTGGACAGCCGTACGATTCTCGACCGCATGGGGGCGGATTCGCTGCTGGGTAAAGGCGATATGCTCGTGCTTCCGCCCGGATCCGATAAGCTGATCCGATCGCAGGGCGCATTTACCGGTGATTCAGAAATTGATAATGTAACCAATTTCTGGAAGGAACAGAGCCAGCCGGAATTCATTACGGAAATTCACGAAAAAATTGAAAAGCCGAGCACAGACCTTCCTGAAATGGATGATGGCGGCGATGACGAAATAATTGAGCAGGCGCTGGAGGTGATCCGTCAGACAAAGCGGGCTTCGACCTCTTCATTACAGCGCCGGCTGCGCATCGGTTACACCCGCGCCGCGCGTGTGATGGATCAGCTTGAAGAACGCGGAATTATCGGGCCGCCGGATGGTGCCGGTCCGCGCGAAATTCTGATTGATTTAGACGGGGAAATTCCCAGGAACACAGGAGCAATAGAAGACGATGGAACAAGCGAGTCTTAA
- a CDS encoding exonuclease domain-containing protein, protein MSENVVKKTSAYVWFDAEFTSLNLESARLLQVAAIVTDTELNRLHPESADLNLCIKLPDGESVSEWVEENLPGLVKQCRSAEAVTLEEADRQLASMLDQYAGTPYEAISGRPVLAGNSVHNDWVLMRRFLPEFGSRLHYRLLDVSTLKIQWTDIRGGAAFDKDSVALLDQYFPAGGINTANAHDALFDIKASIAELAYYRANLFAH, encoded by the coding sequence ATGTCTGAAAATGTAGTGAAGAAAACGTCCGCCTATGTCTGGTTCGATGCCGAGTTTACCTCGCTGAATCTTGAATCCGCACGCCTTCTGCAGGTGGCGGCCATTGTTACCGATACAGAGTTGAACCGCCTGCATCCTGAATCTGCTGATCTGAACCTTTGCATTAAATTGCCCGACGGGGAATCGGTCAGCGAATGGGTTGAGGAGAATCTTCCGGGGTTGGTTAAACAGTGCCGTTCTGCAGAAGCGGTTACACTTGAGGAGGCCGACCGCCAGCTTGCTTCCATGTTGGACCAGTATGCCGGAACTCCGTATGAAGCGATCTCCGGCCGTCCGGTGCTGGCGGGCAACAGTGTGCATAACGACTGGGTGCTGATGCGGCGGTTTCTTCCAGAGTTTGGAAGTCGTCTGCACTATCGTCTGCTGGACGTTTCGACCCTTAAAATCCAGTGGACTGATATCCGTGGCGGGGCGGCGTTCGATAAGGACAGCGTGGCATTGCTGGATCAATATTTTCCGGCGGGCGGAATTAATACGGCCAATGCGCACGACGCATTGTTCGATATTAAGGCCTCTATTGCCGAGCTGGCGTATTACCGCGCAAACCTGTTTGCTCATTAA
- a CDS encoding acetate/propionate family kinase: protein MKILVINSGSSSIKFKLYDTGDAAGQFHALCEGQADRIGIDGSTLAYAKADEPKEKFFIDLTDHKVAIDAILKKLTDAEAGVLSGLEELGGVGHRVVHGGEDFTGSVVIDRDVIKAIERNSMLAPLHNPPNLMGIKAMASLLPDMPQVAVFDTAVHQSMPKKAYLYALPRAQYKEYKIRKYGFHGTSHGYVAQKAAEQLGKDLKDLKIITCHLGNGGSLAAFLDGVSVDTSMGFTPLDGIIMGTRSGTLDPYVPLHIMESQELKPAQVSTMMNKQGGLLAISGRSDMRDNVQGAQEGDADCALAIEMFCYSIQKYIGSYAAAMNGVDCIVFTAGVGENNAMLREKILENFTFLGVEVDAAKNNANETVLTTEASKVTALKIHTNEELVIALDTYNLIT from the coding sequence ATGAAGATTCTCGTTATCAATTCAGGCTCCTCGTCGATTAAGTTTAAACTCTATGATACCGGCGATGCGGCCGGTCAGTTCCATGCTCTGTGCGAAGGTCAGGCGGATCGTATTGGCATTGACGGTTCGACGCTGGCTTATGCGAAAGCTGATGAGCCGAAGGAAAAATTCTTTATAGATCTGACCGATCATAAAGTGGCCATTGATGCCATTCTGAAAAAACTGACGGATGCTGAAGCCGGCGTGTTGTCGGGCCTTGAGGAATTAGGCGGTGTCGGCCATCGCGTCGTGCACGGCGGAGAAGATTTTACCGGCTCAGTGGTCATTGATCGGGATGTGATCAAGGCCATTGAACGTAACTCCATGCTGGCCCCGTTGCACAATCCTCCGAATCTTATGGGGATCAAGGCGATGGCTTCATTGCTTCCGGATATGCCACAGGTTGCGGTATTCGATACGGCGGTTCATCAGTCGATGCCGAAAAAGGCTTACTTGTATGCTTTGCCGCGCGCTCAGTATAAGGAATATAAAATTCGTAAATATGGTTTTCACGGCACGTCTCATGGCTATGTGGCGCAGAAGGCTGCTGAGCAGCTGGGCAAGGATCTGAAAGATCTGAAAATCATTACCTGTCATCTGGGCAACGGCGGTTCGCTGGCGGCTTTTCTGGATGGAGTTTCGGTGGATACTTCGATGGGGTTCACACCCCTTGACGGCATCATTATGGGTACCCGTTCGGGAACGCTGGATCCGTATGTTCCGTTACATATTATGGAATCGCAGGAGCTGAAGCCGGCTCAGGTCAGCACCATGATGAATAAGCAGGGGGGGCTGCTGGCTATTTCCGGAAGAAGTGATATGCGGGATAATGTTCAGGGCGCTCAGGAAGGCGATGCAGATTGCGCGCTGGCGATTGAAATGTTCTGTTACAGTATTCAGAAATATATCGGTTCCTATGCGGCGGCGATGAATGGGGTGGACTGCATTGTCTTTACTGCAGGTGTCGGCGAAAATAATGCCATGTTGCGCGAAAAAATTCTGGAGAATTTCACCTTTCTCGGTGTGGAAGTCGATGCCGCTAAAAACAACGCAAATGAGACGGTGCTGACGACGGAAGCTTCGAAAGTCACTGCGCTTAAAATTCATACGAATGAAGAGCTGGTGATTGCGCTGGATACGTATAATCTGATTACGTAA
- a CDS encoding helix-turn-helix domain-containing protein produces MEQASLNIGTIGQRLEAARQAKGVTVSEAGQATKILSKFIEAMEHDDFGALSAPVYAKSFIRMYAQYLGMDAAPLVDEYIAQHAPKTKLKLTEEARHNLAKADRVPGDAGNAPEAVAAPRSGGGARAVFGEVNDAITNLSGSGIPLKLIGAVLGGLILIGIIVLSVSQCSDEEATEPRAAGGAASVEHPLITDGVPDAFLAQPGVVETDTK; encoded by the coding sequence ATGGAACAAGCGAGTCTTAATATAGGAACAATCGGGCAGCGGCTCGAGGCCGCCCGCCAGGCCAAGGGCGTCACAGTTTCCGAGGCCGGACAGGCCACCAAGATCCTGTCAAAATTTATCGAGGCGATGGAGCACGATGATTTCGGTGCTTTGTCAGCCCCGGTTTATGCCAAAAGTTTTATCCGCATGTATGCCCAGTATCTGGGAATGGATGCTGCGCCTTTGGTGGATGAATATATTGCTCAGCATGCCCCGAAGACGAAGTTGAAGCTGACCGAGGAAGCCCGTCATAATCTGGCCAAAGCTGACCGTGTTCCTGGCGACGCGGGGAATGCGCCGGAAGCGGTGGCCGCCCCACGGTCCGGTGGCGGAGCCCGTGCCGTATTCGGCGAGGTGAATGACGCGATTACGAATCTTTCCGGGAGTGGTATTCCGCTTAAGCTGATCGGTGCCGTGTTGGGAGGTTTGATTCTGATTGGAATTATTGTGCTTTCTGTCTCGCAGTGTTCCGATGAAGAGGCGACGGAGCCTCGTGCCGCCGGTGGTGCGGCTTCGGTGGAGCACCCGTTGATTACGGATGGTGTTCCGGACGCTTTTCTTGCGCAGCCCGGAGTGGTTGAAACCGATACCAAGTAG
- the pta gene encoding phosphate acetyltransferase — MARSVFIQQLIDAAKLKKKNIVLPEGSDERVCEAAHIINQEGIAAVTLLGEIAAIQERFASKGWNLDGITVIDPETSDRLQEYADAFYEMRKAKGITPEQALETVKQVTYFGTMIMQAGDADGMVSGAAHSTADTVRPALQVIKSARKGGTVSSFFLECVNGVPYVFSDCGLVEDPDADQLSQIAVQSAHSAIQFDIPPMTAMLSYSTYGSAKSPLVEKVQEATKLAKQRVIDECPDKGIVIDGELQLDAAIVPAVAAKKAPESPLGGEARVLIFPDLNAGNISYKIVERMAGAEAFGPLLQGLNKPVNDLSRGCSVEDIVGVAAITSLQADS; from the coding sequence GGCGGCTCACATCATCAATCAGGAGGGAATCGCGGCGGTTACCCTGCTTGGAGAGATTGCTGCGATACAGGAGCGTTTCGCTTCCAAAGGCTGGAATCTAGATGGGATCACGGTAATTGACCCGGAGACATCGGATCGGCTTCAGGAATATGCCGATGCTTTTTATGAAATGCGCAAGGCCAAGGGGATTACGCCGGAGCAGGCGCTGGAAACGGTGAAGCAGGTTACGTATTTCGGCACGATGATTATGCAGGCCGGTGATGCGGATGGGATGGTTTCTGGTGCGGCACACTCAACGGCCGATACCGTTCGTCCGGCCTTGCAGGTTATAAAATCAGCGAGGAAAGGCGGGACCGTTTCAAGCTTCTTCCTTGAATGTGTGAACGGGGTTCCGTATGTCTTTTCCGATTGCGGGCTGGTTGAGGATCCTGATGCGGATCAGCTTTCGCAGATTGCGGTGCAGAGTGCGCATTCGGCGATTCAGTTTGATATTCCGCCGATGACGGCCATGCTTTCCTATTCCACCTACGGTTCGGCCAAAAGTCCGTTGGTTGAAAAGGTTCAGGAGGCCACAAAACTCGCAAAACAGCGGGTGATTGATGAATGTCCTGATAAAGGGATTGTGATCGATGGCGAGTTGCAGCTTGATGCTGCTATTGTTCCGGCGGTGGCGGCGAAAAAAGCGCCGGAAAGTCCGCTCGGGGGCGAGGCGCGTGTGTTGATTTTTCCAGATCTGAATGCGGGTAATATTTCGTATAAAATCGTTGAGCGTATGGCCGGAGCGGAAGCGTTCGGTCCATTGCTTCAGGGCTTGAATAAACCGGTGAACGATCTCTCTCGCGGCTGTTCCGTTGAGGATATTGTGGGTGTTGCAGCCATTACATCGCTACAGGCAGATAGCTAA